CCGAGCATCGCCGCGGCGATGACCCCGGCCTCCGGACCCTCGAGCCTAACGCCGGGCACCGCCCCGCCCGGCAACACGCCTCCGAGCTCGCCGGCCGGTCCCGGCGGTCCACCGAGCCCCTGGCCGACCGGAAAGGCGTGGCGAACATACGATGGCCAGACCGTCGCGCTGAGAGGAAGCCTCTACACGCTGACGGGTGGACAGACCGACATCCTCGTTGGACCCGGGCTCGAATCCAACGCCAGCTCGCTCACCGTGGGTCAGAGTCTGATGGGGCTGACAGGCGGAAGCACCTTCACCGGCACCGACGAGGTCCCGGCGCTCGGCCTGCGCACCAGCAAGCTGAGCGCGTCCAGCCTCCTCACGCTCAGCGGCGGGGCCAGACTGAGCCTGAGCGGAAGCCTCTTCCAGGACCAGGACGGCTCGCTCGATCTCACGTCCGACGCCCTTCGCCTCTCCCGAGGCGCGGGCTTTTCCGCCAGCGGGGCCGCGCCCGTGGTGGACCTGGCCGGCACGGCGGCGCACATGACCGGCGGGCTGCTCTCGGCCAGCGGCGGCGCGTTGCTGGAGCTGCTCAATGCCAGCGCCCCGTTGCTGGCCCTCACCCGGAGCGCGGCCCTGACCACGGAGCGGAATCTCGTGGATCTCTCGGCTGGCGTGTCGGCGCGTGTCGGTCAGCTGGCTTCGCTCACCGCGAGCAGCCTGGCCGTGAAGGGCCACGTGTTGTCCGTGACCAACGGGGCCCGGCTCAGCGTGACCGGCGATCTCTTCCGGCTCGCCGGCGGCAGCACGCTGACCGTGACCAACGGCGCGCTCTTGAGCCTGAGCGGCGGATCCACGCTGAGCGTGGCGGGCGCCCTCGTCAACTTCATCGGCAGCGGCAACACGCTGTCGATCTCGAACAACCTCTGCGGTGGAGCCTGCACGATGGTCGGACACCTGCCGGTGCTGGTGACGGGCGGCGGGTCGATCAGCCTCACCAATCCGATCGTCAATCTGGGCGGCAACACCTTGGCGATCGCGCCCGGGTCCGCGGTGATCACGGTCACCGGCGGAGCCCAGGTCAAGCAGGGCCCGTAGCGCCCCCGCTCAGTACTGCCAGGACAGACTCAGCGACCAGACGTTCCGAACGTAGTCGTACACCGCCAGGTTCGAGTCCGCCACCGTCCGCAGCAGCTCCGCGGCCAGGGTGAGCGGACACGGCGCGGTCGGCGCGCAGCCGATCGAGTTCGGCCCCAGATTCTGGGCGAGCACTTGCTCGATGCGGAACACGTGGTTCTGCTCGAGGTCCCACCGCTTCCGGCTGTTGGGATTGATGGCGGGCAGCAAGGTGTTCTTGTTCTGATAGTTGCGCTGATGCAGGTCGAAGTCGTACTTCAGCCGCGTCGTGCCCCACGGGAGCGTGTACTGCCCGCCGGCCAGGAAGCGGTTGCCCGCGTAGGTGTAGTTCCGCCCGTCCGCGTCCTCGTAGTCGAACTGGTAGCCGAGCCGGATGTAGTGCCGGTCCTGCGCGAAGCGGAAGACGTGGGTGAAGCCGGCCATGTAGTTCTTCGCGTCCCGGTCTTCGTCCGGGATGCCGCCCGAGGCGGACGCGGTGAACTCCTTGGCCTGGAAGCGCCCCAGGATCGTGGTGAGGTTCGCCTGGTTCTCGACCAGGGTCCCGAACAGGGTCACCGTGTTGCGCTGCAGGAAGAAGTCGCCACCGAGCGTGAGATAGTCCCACGAATACTGGGCACCCACCTGGTAGGGCATCGAGCCGAAAGCGCCCCGGTACGACACCCCGCCCGTCAGCAGGTGGTCCTGCACGTTGAACGAGGAGAAGTTGTTGATGACGGTCTGGAAGAACGAGTAGGAAACCGTCGACTCCCACGGCCCGGTGCGGAGCCAGGCGTACTCCAGTCTCAGCGAGAACAGCTCGCCCGGGGAGGCAGTATTGGCGTACCGCAGCGACTCGGCGGTCGGATCGTGGCTCGGCTGTGGGATGACCTTGACGTTGGTGTCGTACAGGAACCCGGCGCGCACCTCCCCGCGAAGGCGCCGCTCCGTCTCGGTCGACGTGGTGAGCGTATCCCGCAGACGCTCGGCCGGGCCGGTCAGGGCCGAGCCCTTCTGCAGCCGGATTGCGGCGTCGACCTCCGCCACCGCCTGATCGGGCAGGCCCAGGATGGCCAGCGTGAGC
This region of Candidatus Methylomirabilota bacterium genomic DNA includes:
- a CDS encoding FecR domain-containing protein: MRSRRRAVVIALLALGPTLGSASVVGAEPALAGRGGSGRGVGVITTLSGSASVARAALPAPQPLRFKDDVFLRDRISTAEKSIVRVLLGGKALVTVRELSTLTITEETGRSTVDLTSGKIAMGVLRQRMRPGEVIEIRTPNAIAAIRGTVLVVELTRAPGAVGGAARYTTNVHVLHGLVEVSDPNNPGAPPTTVGTLESWSRSGSDPSAVIPLSRGAANQIFADLRSAPQIAEGPSELMHAVTVREQARAVAVAEFLAPEISKATGGGDGGEPSAFSGATVGADSPSVVQPPMTPSIAAAMTPASGPSSLTPGTAPPGNTPPSSPAGPGGPPSPWPTGKAWRTYDGQTVALRGSLYTLTGGQTDILVGPGLESNASSLTVGQSLMGLTGGSTFTGTDEVPALGLRTSKLSASSLLTLSGGARLSLSGSLFQDQDGSLDLTSDALRLSRGAGFSASGAAPVVDLAGTAAHMTGGLLSASGGALLELLNASAPLLALTRSAALTTERNLVDLSAGVSARVGQLASLTASSLAVKGHVLSVTNGARLSVTGDLFRLAGGSTLTVTNGALLSLSGGSTLSVAGALVNFIGSGNTLSISNNLCGGACTMVGHLPVLVTGGGSISLTNPIVNLGGNTLAIAPGSAVITVTGGAQVKQGP
- a CDS encoding tetratricopeptide repeat protein; translated protein: MSTLGRQRGARIRRALLALTLVVDFCAASATLLTVSASPVAAQQSEADVFVAQAILAYDAKRYDEALGLLKEALAQDPKNVEALYYSGLVLMAQQKTEQAVEALEKARALAPRDLSIQFLLGVAYFALERYDQAEVPLTNVLNERPQTEGVGYYVGLIRYRKKDYQGALKAFRAETSTNPNIQQLVKFYSGLTLAILGLPDQAVAEVDAAIRLQKGSALTGPAERLRDTLTTSTETERRLRGEVRAGFLYDTNVKVIPQPSHDPTAESLRYANTASPGELFSLRLEYAWLRTGPWESTVSYSFFQTVINNFSSFNVQDHLLTGGVSYRGAFGSMPYQVGAQYSWDYLTLGGDFFLQRNTVTLFGTLVENQANLTTILGRFQAKEFTASASGGIPDEDRDAKNYMAGFTHVFRFAQDRHYIRLGYQFDYEDADGRNYTYAGNRFLAGGQYTLPWGTTRLKYDFDLHQRNYQNKNTLLPAINPNSRKRWDLEQNHVFRIEQVLAQNLGPNSIGCAPTAPCPLTLAAELLRTVADSNLAVYDYVRNVWSLSLSWQY